From Flavobacteriales bacterium, a single genomic window includes:
- the nadB gene encoding L-aspartate oxidase, with the protein MIRTDFLVIGSGIAGLTYALKVARHFTDKKVTIVTKGDESESNTKYAQGGIAFVFPGKEDSFEKHINDTLIAGDGLCDENIVKMVIEEGPARFEEMISWGVGFDKEESGDFDLGKEGGHSLNRIVHHKDVTGYEVEMSLLRQIKMCSNIEMLEHHYVIDLITEHHRKVQSRKLTNEVNCYGAYVLAQKSSEIQSILADVTMLASGGIGQAYRNTTNPSIATGDGVALAYRAKAKIKDMEFVQFHPTALYEPGAEQAFLISEAVRGFGAILKTRDGEEFMGKYDDRKELASRDIVAQAIDSELKKSGEKYVYLDCSHLDKTEFEKHFPNITEKCLSIGIDVSSKMIPVVPAAHYLCGGIEVDENGRTSINNLYAGGESARTGLHGANRLASNSLLEALVFAHRSFIDIQNAPKGNFDDIEIPNWNAEGTSHPKEKVLITHSTEELRSLMSDYVGIVRSNYRLAMVRKRLDMLYSETEELYEKTIISPQLCELRNLITVAYLIVKHSRHRKENKGGYYNIDCA; encoded by the coding sequence ATGATTAGAACCGATTTTCTTGTAATTGGTTCCGGGATAGCTGGACTTACCTACGCCTTAAAAGTAGCTCGTCACTTTACGGATAAGAAAGTAACAATCGTTACAAAAGGAGACGAGAGCGAATCAAATACAAAGTATGCTCAAGGTGGTATCGCTTTTGTTTTCCCAGGTAAAGAAGATTCATTCGAAAAACACATCAACGATACTTTGATTGCTGGCGATGGCTTGTGTGATGAGAATATTGTAAAAATGGTTATTGAGGAAGGTCCAGCTCGTTTTGAGGAAATGATTTCGTGGGGAGTGGGTTTTGATAAAGAGGAGTCTGGTGATTTTGATTTAGGAAAAGAAGGTGGTCATTCATTGAACCGAATTGTTCATCACAAGGATGTAACAGGCTACGAAGTAGAAATGTCTTTGCTTCGGCAGATTAAAATGTGTTCCAACATCGAAATGTTAGAACATCATTACGTAATTGATCTGATTACGGAGCATCATAGAAAGGTTCAGTCTAGAAAATTAACCAACGAAGTGAATTGCTATGGTGCATATGTGTTGGCTCAAAAGAGTAGTGAAATACAGAGTATTCTGGCAGACGTAACTATGTTGGCATCTGGTGGCATTGGTCAAGCGTATAGAAATACTACAAATCCATCTATAGCAACAGGCGATGGAGTTGCGTTGGCATATAGGGCGAAAGCGAAGATTAAAGACATGGAATTTGTGCAATTTCATCCGACTGCATTATATGAGCCAGGCGCTGAACAGGCTTTCTTGATTTCAGAAGCGGTGAGGGGTTTTGGGGCCATTCTTAAAACAAGAGATGGCGAAGAATTTATGGGTAAGTATGATGATAGAAAAGAACTTGCTTCCCGTGATATTGTTGCACAGGCTATCGATTCTGAGTTAAAAAAAAGTGGAGAAAAATATGTTTATCTGGATTGTAGTCATTTGGATAAAACAGAATTCGAAAAGCATTTCCCAAACATCACAGAGAAATGCTTGTCGATAGGAATAGATGTGAGTTCTAAGATGATTCCGGTTGTTCCGGCCGCGCACTATTTATGTGGAGGCATTGAGGTGGATGAAAATGGTAGAACAAGTATCAATAATTTATATGCTGGTGGTGAAAGCGCCCGAACTGGTTTGCACGGTGCAAATCGACTTGCATCAAATTCGTTATTGGAAGCTTTGGTATTTGCGCATAGATCATTTATTGATATACAAAATGCTCCAAAAGGAAATTTTGATGACATTGAAATTCCAAATTGGAATGCCGAAGGAACTTCTCATCCAAAAGAAAAAGTTCTCATTACGCATAGTACGGAAGAATTACGTTCTCTTATGAGTGACTATGTTGGTATTGTTAGATCTAATTATCGACTTGCAATGGTTAGAAAGAGACTTGATATGCTTTATTCGGAAACCGAAGAGCTATATGAGAAAACTATTATATCTCCCCAATTGTGCGAATTGAGAAATCTTATAACTGTAGCTTATCTCATTGTGAAACATTCACGACATCGAAAAGAAAATAAAGGAGGTTATTATAACATAGATTGTGCATAA
- the nadA gene encoding quinolinate synthase NadA, whose amino-acid sequence MAEIMSKEIEERGYLDIEVSNSLDLVKEINILKKEKNAVILAHYYQEPEIQDIADFVGDSLGLSQEAARTDADLIVFAGVQFMAETAKILNPTKKVVLPDLKAGCSLADSCPPNDFKAFKDAHPDHVVVTYVNCSADVKALTDIVCTSSNAVSIINSIPADKPIIFAPDKNLGKYLIGETGRDMLLWDGACIVHEAFSIDKLLQLSAEHPNAKIIAHPESETHILKTAAYVGSTAGMIDYVKNEDHDEFIVATEAGILHQMMKEVPTKKLYAAPAHEDNTCACSECHFMKMNTMKKLYLCMKHELPEIHVDPEIQRKALVPIERMLDVSAGKVVQLSL is encoded by the coding sequence ATGGCCGAAATTATGTCTAAGGAGATTGAGGAGAGAGGATATTTGGATATAGAGGTAAGTAACAGTCTTGACCTAGTAAAGGAGATTAATATCCTTAAAAAGGAAAAGAACGCGGTTATTCTTGCGCACTACTATCAGGAGCCTGAAATACAAGACATTGCGGATTTTGTTGGGGATAGCTTAGGTCTTTCTCAAGAAGCAGCACGTACTGATGCGGATTTAATTGTTTTTGCAGGAGTTCAATTTATGGCGGAGACCGCAAAGATTTTAAATCCTACAAAGAAGGTAGTTCTTCCTGATTTAAAAGCAGGTTGTTCTTTAGCTGATTCTTGCCCACCAAACGATTTTAAAGCCTTTAAGGATGCTCATCCAGACCACGTGGTAGTAACTTATGTTAACTGTTCTGCGGATGTAAAGGCTCTTACTGATATTGTTTGCACTTCGTCCAATGCAGTGAGCATTATTAACTCCATCCCTGCAGATAAACCAATCATTTTTGCTCCTGATAAAAATCTAGGAAAGTATTTAATCGGTGAAACAGGAAGAGACATGCTTCTTTGGGATGGAGCTTGCATCGTACACGAAGCTTTCTCTATTGATAAATTATTACAATTGAGTGCGGAACATCCCAATGCTAAAATTATCGCTCACCCAGAGTCTGAAACGCATATTTTGAAAACGGCAGCTTACGTAGGTTCTACAGCTGGTATGATTGATTATGTAAAAAATGAAGACCATGATGAATTTATTGTGGCTACAGAAGCTGGTATTCTTCATCAGATGATGAAAGAGGTTCCGACTAAAAAATTATACGCCGCTCCTGCTCATGAAGACAATACTTGCGCATGCAGCGAATGTCATTTTATGAAAATGAATACCATGAAGAAACTTTATTTGTGCATGAAACATGAACTTCCTGAAATTCATGTTGACCCAGAAATTCAAAGAAAAGCGTTAGTTCCAATAGAAAGGATGCTCGACGTTTCGGCAGGAAAGGTTGTTCAATTAAGTTTATGA
- a CDS encoding DUF2723 domain-containing protein, translating into MDQFKKLNTLVGWIVFAIATTVYFLTIEPTASFWDCGEYIASAYKLQVGHPPGGPFFQLLGRFFTLFAFGDVTQVAKMINVLSALCSSFTILFLFWTITAMGKKLVGAKEEMTTGHIYAILGSGIVGGLAYTFSDSFWFSAVEGEVYAMSSCFTALVFWLIVKWEDHAHEERSDKWIVLISYLVGLSIGVHLLNLLAIPAIGMVYYFKKFKYTRKGLIIAFIVSFSILVIVQYGIIPGFIWVASRFELLFVNDFGLPFNSGLIVYGSLIIGGILYGLKWSKQNGYKILNTAIICFTFILIGYSSYALIVIRSSANPPMDENNPEHVFSLLSYLQREQYGDRPLLTGQYYNAPIDKTDPYHDGSPVYSKSPNSDKYFISDDRKATKPNFDKKFKTTFPRMYSSQGSHVRAYKRIADIKGKSVKYVNERGEQEIIQKPTFAENLTFFFKYQIGHMYLRYFAWNYVGRQNDLQGHVEFGKGNWISGVDFIDEALVGPQDLLPPELANNKAKNKFYFLPLLLGILGILVQFSKNWKDGFVVLLLFFFTGLAIVIYLNQYPFQPRERDYAYVGSFYAFAIWIGIGVYGVFDIFRQYTNPVISSVAATVLCLLLVPTIMAKEGWDDHDRSDTYAARDFAYNYLNSCAPNAILFTNGDNDTFPLWYLQDVEGIRTDVRVVNLSLLNTDWYIDQMKRKAYDSDPTPFSLTKDKYIQGTRDYLLYYDKKLKGYSDIDKVMEFIASDKNQTKLQTRGGKMINYLPTKKIKIPVDKKFILENGTVKQELADQILPAINWDIKKSHLVKKNMMILDLLATNDWKRPIYFAITVGGDSYLDLQQYFQLEGLAYRLVPLKTNNADGQIGRIDTDIMYENLMNKFKWGNISDPNVYLNENNIRMTMNFRNNFTRLAEALIAEGDTERASKVADRCFDIMPHESIPYNLFVLPLAEVYYNVGEIEKGNEVIQILANKYEKELDYYFSMKLNYLNATKRDLQQAMSIMQRLSMITEKYEQTELNEILEAKFKSLEELYIQRMTALNQQYPS; encoded by the coding sequence ATGGATCAATTTAAAAAACTTAATACACTCGTAGGCTGGATTGTTTTCGCAATCGCAACTACTGTGTATTTCTTAACGATTGAACCGACAGCAAGTTTCTGGGATTGCGGTGAATATATTGCCTCGGCATATAAACTTCAAGTAGGCCACCCTCCTGGAGGACCCTTTTTTCAATTACTAGGCAGGTTCTTTACCCTTTTCGCATTTGGTGATGTTACTCAAGTAGCAAAAATGATTAACGTCCTTTCTGCATTATGTAGCTCGTTTACAATTTTATTTCTTTTCTGGACAATTACTGCCATGGGAAAAAAGCTCGTTGGTGCTAAAGAAGAAATGACTACTGGTCATATATATGCAATTCTAGGCAGTGGAATTGTTGGAGGACTCGCTTATACATTTTCAGATTCATTCTGGTTCTCCGCGGTTGAAGGAGAAGTTTACGCAATGTCATCTTGCTTTACTGCATTAGTTTTTTGGCTTATAGTAAAATGGGAAGATCACGCACATGAAGAACGTTCAGATAAATGGATCGTTTTAATTTCCTATTTAGTTGGGCTTTCCATTGGTGTTCATTTACTAAACTTATTAGCTATTCCTGCCATCGGGATGGTGTATTACTTCAAAAAATTTAAGTACACGAGAAAAGGACTTATCATTGCTTTTATTGTCTCTTTCTCTATACTCGTTATAGTGCAGTATGGCATTATACCAGGATTTATCTGGGTTGCATCGCGCTTTGAACTTCTTTTTGTAAACGATTTTGGTCTACCATTTAACAGTGGCCTTATTGTTTATGGTTCGCTAATAATAGGAGGCATACTTTACGGCCTTAAATGGAGCAAACAAAACGGGTATAAAATACTTAACACAGCTATAATCTGTTTTACATTTATCCTAATTGGTTACTCATCTTATGCACTTATTGTAATTAGATCTAGCGCTAATCCGCCGATGGATGAAAATAACCCTGAGCATGTATTCTCTTTACTTTCTTATTTACAACGGGAACAATATGGTGACAGACCATTATTAACTGGCCAATATTATAACGCACCAATAGACAAAACGGATCCTTATCACGATGGATCGCCTGTGTATTCTAAATCACCTAACAGCGATAAATATTTCATCTCTGATGACCGAAAGGCCACTAAGCCAAACTTCGACAAGAAATTCAAAACCACATTCCCTCGTATGTATAGCTCACAGGGTAGTCATGTGAGAGCTTACAAGAGAATTGCAGATATTAAAGGAAAATCTGTAAAATATGTGAACGAAAGAGGAGAACAGGAAATAATTCAAAAGCCCACATTTGCTGAAAATCTTACCTTCTTCTTTAAGTATCAAATTGGTCATATGTACTTAAGGTATTTTGCTTGGAATTATGTGGGTCGTCAGAACGATTTACAAGGGCATGTAGAATTTGGTAAAGGAAACTGGATAAGTGGGGTTGACTTTATTGATGAGGCATTAGTTGGTCCACAAGATTTACTCCCACCTGAATTGGCTAATAACAAAGCAAAGAACAAATTCTACTTCTTACCACTTCTACTCGGTATACTAGGAATATTAGTTCAATTCAGTAAAAACTGGAAAGATGGTTTCGTAGTACTACTTCTCTTCTTCTTTACTGGTTTGGCCATTGTAATCTACCTTAATCAATACCCATTTCAACCCAGAGAGAGAGATTACGCCTATGTTGGATCATTCTATGCCTTTGCCATTTGGATTGGGATAGGAGTTTATGGCGTATTTGATATTTTCAGACAATACACCAACCCTGTTATCAGTTCAGTAGCAGCTACAGTACTATGTTTACTTCTAGTACCAACAATTATGGCAAAAGAAGGATGGGACGATCACGATAGATCTGACACTTACGCTGCTAGAGATTTTGCTTATAACTACTTAAATAGTTGCGCACCCAATGCCATTTTATTTACAAATGGTGATAACGATACATTCCCACTTTGGTATCTCCAAGATGTTGAAGGCATAAGAACAGATGTGCGAGTCGTTAATCTTAGTTTACTAAATACAGATTGGTATATCGATCAAATGAAGCGTAAAGCATATGATTCTGATCCTACACCATTCTCTCTTACTAAAGACAAATACATCCAAGGAACAAGAGATTACCTTTTGTATTATGACAAAAAACTAAAAGGCTATAGCGATATAGATAAGGTAATGGAATTTATTGCTAGCGATAAAAACCAAACCAAATTACAAACGCGTGGAGGTAAAATGATTAATTACCTGCCGACCAAAAAGATAAAAATACCGGTCGACAAAAAATTCATTTTAGAAAACGGTACGGTTAAGCAAGAACTCGCTGATCAAATATTACCTGCGATCAACTGGGATATTAAGAAAAGTCATCTTGTTAAAAAGAACATGATGATTCTTGACCTACTGGCCACAAATGATTGGAAACGTCCGATTTATTTTGCCATTACAGTAGGTGGCGATAGCTACTTGGATCTTCAACAATATTTCCAATTAGAAGGATTAGCTTATCGACTTGTTCCTTTAAAAACGAACAATGCCGATGGTCAAATTGGAAGAATAGATACTGATATCATGTACGAAAACCTCATGAATAAATTCAAGTGGGGAAATATTTCTGATCCAAATGTTTATTTGAACGAGAATAATATCCGAATGACAATGAACTTCAGAAACAACTTTACAAGATTGGCTGAAGCTCTAATAGCAGAAGGCGATACAGAAAGAGCAAGTAAAGTTGCTGATCGTTGTTTTGATATTATGCCACACGAGAGTATTCCGTATAATCTGTTTGTTCTGCCGTTAGCAGAAGTTTATTATAACGTAGGGGAAATTGAAAAAGGTAATGAGGTTATCCAAATATTGGCAAATAAATATGAGAAAGAATTAGACTACTATTTCTCTATGAAATTAAACTATTTGAATGCAACTAAACGGGATCTTCAGCAGGCTATGTCTATCATGCAGCGTTTATCTATGATAACTGAGAAATATGAGCAGACCGAGCTAAATGAAATACTTGAAGCCAAGTTTAAATCTTTAGAGGAGTTGTATATACAACGAATGACTGCACTAAATCAACAATACCCTTCTTAG
- a CDS encoding polysaccharide deacetylase family protein, translated as MYFIQPSFLARRVYHECTWRIPNGNTIYLTFDDGPTTEVTEWILEFLSNENIKATFFCTGKAVVKEKDLFDRIIKDDHRIGNHTFNHPNGWKSNNTDYIKDVAQAANVIPSNLFRPPYGKVSKRQIRELRKDYNIIMWDILSGDFDKSISKEKCAKNVITNLRDGSIIVFHDTIKSFDKLRYCLPILVKHATINGFKFSKLPDFK; from the coding sequence ATGTATTTCATTCAACCATCATTTTTAGCACGTCGCGTTTATCATGAATGCACGTGGAGAATTCCGAACGGAAATACTATCTATCTCACATTCGATGACGGACCAACAACAGAAGTAACCGAGTGGATATTAGAATTCCTATCTAACGAGAATATTAAAGCTACTTTCTTTTGCACAGGTAAAGCTGTGGTTAAAGAAAAAGATCTTTTCGACAGAATTATAAAAGATGATCATAGAATAGGAAATCACACTTTCAACCATCCAAATGGCTGGAAAAGTAATAATACAGATTATATAAAAGACGTTGCGCAAGCCGCTAATGTTATTCCCTCCAACCTATTCAGACCACCTTATGGCAAGGTATCCAAACGTCAGATTAGAGAATTACGAAAAGATTATAATATAATTATGTGGGATATTCTTTCCGGCGATTTTGATAAATCGATCTCTAAAGAAAAATGCGCGAAAAATGTAATAACCAATTTAAGGGATGGATCCATCATAGTTTTTCACGACACAATTAAATCTTTTGATAAATTAAGATACTGTTTGCCTATCTTGGTAAAACATGCTACAATAAATGGTTTTAAATTCTCAAAATTACCTGATTTCAAGTAG